The Gammaproteobacteria bacterium genome contains a region encoding:
- a CDS encoding undecaprenyl-phosphate glucose phosphotransferase, with product MQQYGMAVVNASRLFDIGLVGVSLWLSSLIYDGRWDEFYSITLLSAVGLFVLFSHLHNLYSSWSITSLRQQAVKIWVVWLMVVLGLLLLGYATKTSETYSRLIMMTWFLITPLVLVVWRIILKQILGYLYRGGKYTRSVAIVGARELGAQLARSIINGPWMGLKPIGFFDDRSPVGSRPLVNDPLPIIGNFDALLKLAREGGVDVIYIALPMKAEERIKKLVGGLSDTTASVYLVPDFFMSDLMKSRWSNVGSLPAISIFETPFYGVDGVVKRIEDFILATIILVLIALPMLLIAIGIKYSSPGSIIFKQNRYGLRGDKIEVWKFRTMTVSENSDHLVQAKKHDSRIYPFGAFLRRTSLDELPQFINVLQGRMSIVGPRPHAVVHNEQYRKLISGYMLRHKVRPGITGLAQIEGWRGETDTLDKMQRRVEYDLAYIRRWSVWFDLKIIFLTIFKGFINKNAY from the coding sequence ATGCAGCAATATGGAATGGCAGTTGTGAATGCATCACGATTGTTTGATATTGGATTGGTTGGTGTCAGTTTATGGTTGTCATCTCTTATTTATGACGGGCGCTGGGATGAGTTTTATTCCATTACTTTGTTGTCAGCAGTGGGGCTGTTTGTTCTGTTTTCTCATCTGCATAACCTGTATAGCTCGTGGAGTATCACCTCCCTGAGGCAGCAAGCGGTAAAGATCTGGGTTGTGTGGTTGATGGTCGTCCTCGGGTTATTGTTGCTCGGTTATGCAACAAAGACATCAGAAACTTATTCGCGTCTAATTATGATGACATGGTTTTTGATTACGCCACTTGTATTGGTTGTATGGCGTATCATCTTAAAGCAAATTCTTGGCTATCTTTATCGTGGTGGAAAATATACTCGTAGTGTTGCGATTGTCGGTGCCAGAGAGCTGGGCGCGCAGTTAGCTCGATCAATTATTAATGGACCGTGGATGGGTTTGAAGCCTATCGGTTTCTTTGATGACAGGAGTCCTGTGGGTTCTCGTCCACTCGTTAATGATCCACTACCTATTATAGGTAACTTTGATGCTTTGCTTAAATTAGCACGAGAAGGCGGTGTTGATGTGATTTACATTGCATTGCCGATGAAGGCAGAGGAGCGCATCAAGAAGCTTGTCGGGGGGTTGTCGGACACGACGGCATCTGTTTATTTAGTGCCTGATTTTTTTATGTCTGACTTGATGAAATCACGCTGGAGTAATGTTGGAAGTTTGCCGGCGATTAGTATTTTTGAAACACCATTTTATGGCGTTGATGGCGTAGTGAAACGCATCGAAGATTTTATTTTGGCGACTATTATTTTGGTTTTAATTGCGTTGCCAATGCTTCTGATTGCAATTGGAATCAAGTATTCATCACCCGGAAGTATTATTTTTAAACAGAATCGATATGGATTGCGTGGCGATAAAATAGAGGTGTGGAAATTTCGTACGATGACAGTGAGTGAAAACAGTGATCACTTGGTTCAAGCTAAAAAACACGACAGTCGAATATATCCTTTCGGTGCTTTTTTGAGGCGTACATCGCTTGATGAATTACCGCAGTTTATTAATGTTTTGCAGGGGCGAATGTCTATAGTGGGTCCGCGGCCACATGCTGTTGTACATAATGAGCAATACCGCAAATTGATTTCAGGATACATGTTGCGTCACAAAGTCAGGCCGGGAATTACGGGTTTAGCGCAAATAGAAGGCTGGCGTGGAGAGACCGATACGTTGGATAAAATGCAACGGCGAGTCGAGTATGATTTAGCCTATATTAGACGTTGGTCTGTATGGTTTGATTTAAAGATAATTTTCTTGACTATTTTTAAAGGTTTTATCAATAAAAATGCGTATTGA
- the tuf gene encoding elongation factor Tu encodes MSKEKFERTKPHINVGTIGHVDHGKTTLTAALTKVLAELHGGEFKAYDQIDNAPEERARGITIATAHVEYESANRHYAHVDCPGHADYVKNMITGAAQMDGAILVCSAADGPMPQTREHILLSRQVGVPYIVVFLNKADMVDDEELLELVEMEVRELLDSYDFPGDDTPVIIGSALKAIEGDTSDIGVPAIMKLVEAMDTYFPEPERAIDGDFLMPVEDVFSISGRGTVVTGRIERGIVKVGEEIAIVGIKDTVNTTCTGVEMFRKLLDEGRAGDNVGVLLRGTKREEVERGQVLAKPESITPHTKFEAEVYVLSKDEGGRHTPFFNGYRPQFYFRTTDVTGACDLPEGVEMVMPGDNVQMTVSLIAPIAMEDGLRFAIREGGRTVGAGVVAKIIE; translated from the coding sequence GTGTCTAAGGAAAAGTTTGAACGCACGAAGCCGCATATAAACGTAGGTACGATTGGTCACGTAGATCACGGTAAAACGACGTTGACAGCGGCATTAACAAAAGTATTAGCAGAGCTGCATGGTGGTGAGTTTAAAGCTTACGATCAAATAGATAATGCTCCAGAAGAGCGCGCACGTGGTATCACGATTGCGACCGCCCATGTTGAGTATGAATCTGCAAATCGTCACTATGCGCATGTTGACTGTCCTGGACATGCTGATTATGTAAAAAACATGATCACCGGCGCAGCGCAGATGGATGGAGCCATTCTGGTCTGTTCAGCAGCCGATGGTCCAATGCCACAAACGCGAGAGCATATTTTGTTATCACGCCAAGTCGGTGTACCCTATATCGTCGTGTTTCTGAATAAAGCCGACATGGTTGACGATGAAGAGCTGCTTGAACTGGTTGAAATGGAAGTGCGTGAACTTCTGGATAGCTATGACTTTCCAGGGGATGACACCCCGGTTATTATCGGCTCAGCACTGAAAGCAATTGAAGGCGACACCAGCGATATCGGTGTTCCAGCTATAATGAAGCTGGTAGAAGCGATGGATACCTATTTTCCGGAGCCAGAGAGAGCCATTGATGGTGACTTTCTGATGCCAGTGGAAGATGTGTTCTCGATCTCAGGTCGAGGCACAGTGGTAACAGGTCGAATTGAGCGCGGTATTGTCAAAGTAGGCGAAGAGATTGCTATTGTTGGTATCAAAGACACCGTCAACACGACTTGTACTGGAGTGGAAATGTTCCGCAAGTTGCTTGACGAAGGTCGAGCGGGTGACAATGTAGGTGTGCTTTTACGTGGAACCAAGCGAGAAGAAGTCGAGCGTGGCCAGGTATTGGCTAAGCCAGAGTCAATTACACCGCATACGAAATTTGAAGCAGAAGTTTACGTTCTGTCGAAAGATGAAGGAGGGCGTCATACGCCATTTTTTAATGGTTACCGTCCGCAGTTCTATTTTCGTACGACGGATGTCACAGGAGCTTGTGATCTTCCAGAAGGAGTTGAAATGGTCATGCCGGGTGATAATGTGCAAATGACAGTGAGTCTGATTGCTCCGATTGCAATGGAAGACGGATTGCGATTTGCAATTCGCGAAGGTGGACGTACCGTAGGTGCGGGTGTTGTTGCAAAAATTATTGAGTAG
- the galE gene encoding UDP-glucose 4-epimerase GalE, producing the protein MNQKKILVTGGAGYIGSHAVRQLGEAGYNVIILDNLYTGFKESVLCGELIVGSCGDKALVSKILETHQIDTVMHFAANTIVPESVSDPLKYYGNNTCCTRNLLECCAKASVKNFVFSSTAAVYGIPDNSYITEETPTNPINPYGTSKLMSEWMLRDLAAASNLRCVILRYFNVAGSDPQCRIGQSTKNATLLIKVAVEAAIGVRDKISVFGTDYPTEDGTGIRDYIHVEDLASAHLKALDYLKSGGDSITLNCGYGHGYSVRQVLNTVEKVSQTKLNICEEPRRAGDPPALIATAEKVRSLLNWQPQHDNLEFIVKTSLAWERKLHKLA; encoded by the coding sequence ATGAACCAAAAGAAGATCTTAGTTACAGGCGGTGCAGGTTATATTGGCAGCCACGCAGTCCGACAGTTAGGTGAAGCGGGATACAACGTTATTATTCTAGACAATCTTTACACTGGTTTTAAGGAGTCCGTATTATGCGGTGAGCTTATTGTTGGCAGTTGCGGCGACAAAGCCCTTGTCTCAAAAATTTTGGAAACACACCAAATAGACACCGTCATGCACTTTGCTGCAAACACCATTGTGCCTGAATCTGTATCAGACCCACTCAAGTATTATGGCAACAACACCTGTTGCACCCGTAACCTACTGGAGTGTTGCGCCAAAGCAAGTGTTAAAAACTTTGTGTTTTCTTCTACAGCGGCAGTGTATGGCATTCCCGATAACTCATACATTACTGAAGAGACACCAACAAACCCAATCAACCCTTACGGCACATCCAAACTAATGAGTGAGTGGATGCTGCGTGATTTAGCTGCTGCCAGTAATTTGCGTTGCGTTATTTTACGTTACTTCAATGTCGCTGGCTCTGATCCGCAATGCCGCATCGGGCAATCTACAAAAAACGCCACGCTCTTGATCAAGGTTGCTGTTGAAGCCGCAATTGGAGTTCGCGATAAAATTTCTGTCTTTGGCACAGACTACCCAACTGAGGATGGCACTGGAATACGTGACTACATTCACGTAGAAGACTTGGCTTCTGCTCACCTAAAAGCACTCGATTATTTAAAATCAGGCGGTGATTCTATTACTCTAAACTGTGGCTATGGCCATGGCTACAGTGTTAGACAAGTACTGAACACCGTTGAAAAAGTCAGCCAAACCAAATTGAATATTTGTGAGGAACCACGCAGAGCAGGCGATCCACCGGCATTGATAGCAACTGCTGAAAAAGTGAGAAGCTTACTTAACTGGCAACCACAACACGACAATCTGGAATTTATTGTAAAAACTTCACTTGCCTGGGAACGCAAGCTACACAAACTGGCGTAA
- a CDS encoding roadblock/LC7 domain-containing protein, giving the protein MNFEGRVENILKELKYRNPSIRGSALVSGDGLAIVSMLPNEFEADRVAGMNSVLLSIGISSSAELNLGNVEQLMIRGENGHLIVSSVADGAMLLVLTDEDVKLGAVFYFMKRALKELREVL; this is encoded by the coding sequence ATGAACTTTGAAGGGAGAGTAGAAAACATATTGAAAGAGCTAAAGTATAGAAATCCCAGTATCAGAGGGAGTGCGTTAGTTTCTGGAGATGGTTTGGCTATTGTCAGTATGTTGCCAAATGAATTTGAAGCCGATCGGGTTGCGGGTATGAATTCAGTGCTTTTGAGTATTGGTATTAGTTCAAGTGCGGAGTTAAATCTGGGTAATGTAGAGCAGCTAATGATTCGTGGTGAAAATGGACATTTGATTGTTTCAAGTGTTGCAGATGGTGCAATGTTACTTGTGCTGACGGATGAAGATGTGAAACTGGGCGCTGTATTCTACTTTATGAAGCGTGCGCTAAAAGAACTTCGAGAAGTGCTTTAA
- a CDS encoding c-type cytochrome, with protein sequence MRQTLRVIFIAGIFTASSAVCAEEGGAEAAVKKAVATAVMKSTSDLARGQKIYADNCSVCHGDKGVGSKWTRNTLNPSPRDFTSPLAVTELTRERMLQAVIAGREGSAMVSYLGDLSISDVIAVVDFIRSEFMRPQSENNHPHVAGAHQSTREIQKAVDMQLPFDDSFVGEVITGRHLYLGNCAACHGVDGDGLGDRKSASQPLPRNFLSTESRQILNRPALYKGIAEGKNGTVMPSWARVFTNQEIVDVAEYVFQTFIDPVESHVDEGKKKVITH encoded by the coding sequence CGGAGGCGGCTGTAAAAAAAGCGGTGGCGACGGCTGTAATGAAAAGTACATCGGACTTGGCTCGTGGCCAGAAAATTTATGCGGATAACTGTTCTGTATGTCATGGTGATAAAGGGGTGGGTTCAAAATGGACGCGCAATACGTTGAATCCATCGCCTCGTGACTTCACATCTCCGTTAGCGGTGACTGAATTAACTCGTGAACGAATGTTGCAGGCAGTGATCGCTGGGCGAGAAGGGAGTGCCATGGTCTCTTATTTGGGTGATTTATCTATCTCTGATGTGATTGCCGTAGTTGATTTTATTCGCAGTGAATTCATGAGACCACAGTCTGAAAACAATCACCCTCATGTAGCAGGGGCGCATCAGTCTACACGCGAGATACAGAAAGCTGTTGATATGCAACTTCCTTTTGATGATAGTTTTGTTGGTGAGGTGATTACTGGACGTCATCTCTATCTGGGGAATTGCGCGGCATGTCATGGTGTGGATGGCGATGGACTGGGTGATCGAAAGTCAGCGAGTCAGCCACTTCCGCGTAATTTTTTATCTACTGAGTCACGTCAAATATTGAATCGCCCCGCTTTATATAAAGGTATCGCTGAAGGTAAGAATGGAACCGTAATGCCTTCATGGGCGCGCGTTTTTACCAATCAGGAAATAGTCGATGTAGCAGAGTACGTTTTTCAAACCTTTATTGACCCCGTTGAGAGTCATGTTGATGAAGGAAAAAAAAAAGTGATAACGCATTAG
- a CDS encoding MBL fold metallo-hydrolase, translating into MSSKVLFESGQHKNILLEDFGRGEAVQANQHLIIHGNESIILDPGGHKVFAKALSEAKKQLSGVPITYLFFSHQDPDIVAAANGWLMTTRATAYAPEIWMRFIPHFGVDKFVINQLNGIPDEGMRLNMGGAELIFLPAHYLHSCGNFHVYDSVSKILYSGDLGASLGMDYYKVSDFDDHVQYMEGFHRRYMTSNVAMKAWAKMVRSLDIEMIAPQHGAYFEGKTMVNQFIDWCDQLQCGLDINGGIYKVPSSV; encoded by the coding sequence ATGTCATCAAAGGTATTGTTTGAAAGTGGGCAACATAAAAACATTTTATTGGAAGATTTTGGGCGTGGTGAGGCTGTTCAGGCAAATCAGCACCTTATTATTCACGGTAATGAGTCGATCATTCTTGATCCTGGTGGGCATAAAGTGTTTGCTAAAGCACTGTCTGAGGCGAAAAAACAGTTATCAGGTGTGCCAATAACTTATCTATTTTTTTCTCACCAAGATCCCGATATTGTTGCAGCGGCAAATGGTTGGTTGATGACAACGCGTGCGACTGCATATGCGCCTGAAATATGGATGCGTTTTATTCCTCATTTTGGAGTTGATAAGTTCGTGATTAACCAGCTCAACGGGATCCCTGATGAAGGAATGCGCCTTAATATGGGAGGGGCAGAGTTGATTTTTTTACCCGCACACTACCTGCATTCTTGTGGTAATTTTCATGTATATGATTCAGTATCCAAAATTTTGTATAGTGGTGACTTAGGGGCATCACTCGGCATGGATTATTACAAAGTTTCTGATTTTGATGATCATGTTCAGTATATGGAAGGTTTTCATCGGCGCTATATGACGAGTAATGTGGCTATGAAAGCGTGGGCTAAAATGGTTCGAAGCCTTGATATAGAGATGATAGCGCCTCAGCATGGGGCGTATTTTGAAGGAAAAACTATGGTTAATCAATTTATTGATTGGTGTGATCAGTTGCAGTGTGGGCTTGATATTAATGGGGGTATTTATAAAGTGCCTAGTTCTGTTTAG
- a CDS encoding c-type cytochrome: MLAQGREIYNLRCYFCHGYSGNAKTLATTYLKPEPRDFTAMQSGEMSAQSMFDVVKNGKLGTAMNGFSYLLSDQEIMAVVKFITAAFMENKQINTYYHIDENGWGEHERYAVAFPFVRGEILLDTPWEHLTEEQVEGKRLFMSGCVTCHDRAYVNNKEVKWQSRSVSYPRGKYSHKDAVSLVDDVLGASPFSAHDLSPQIPDLTVKERQGQSLFVENCAFCHGGDGKGVNWIGSFLESRPRDLTSDDVESVSDLVLFNMIREGVPNTTMPAWKNVLTDEQIETLMVYIRRAFH, encoded by the coding sequence TTGTTAGCTCAAGGGCGAGAAATTTATAATTTACGCTGTTATTTTTGTCATGGTTACAGTGGTAATGCAAAAACATTAGCGACGACTTATTTGAAACCAGAGCCTCGTGACTTTACAGCAATGCAGTCTGGTGAAATGAGTGCACAGTCAATGTTTGATGTTGTAAAAAATGGCAAACTGGGAACTGCTATGAATGGTTTTAGTTATTTGTTGAGCGATCAGGAGATAATGGCAGTGGTTAAGTTTATTACTGCAGCATTTATGGAAAATAAGCAAATTAATACCTATTACCATATAGATGAAAATGGCTGGGGAGAGCATGAGCGTTATGCGGTTGCTTTTCCTTTTGTTCGAGGTGAAATTTTGCTCGATACGCCATGGGAGCATTTAACTGAAGAGCAAGTGGAAGGGAAGCGGTTATTTATGTCGGGGTGTGTGACCTGTCATGATCGGGCTTATGTGAATAACAAAGAGGTTAAGTGGCAGTCTCGTTCTGTTTCATATCCTCGTGGTAAATATTCTCACAAAGATGCAGTGTCTTTAGTTGATGATGTGTTAGGTGCCAGCCCATTCTCTGCACATGATCTCTCTCCTCAAATTCCAGATTTAACAGTGAAGGAGCGGCAGGGGCAATCACTTTTTGTTGAAAATTGTGCTTTTTGTCATGGCGGTGATGGAAAAGGAGTAAACTGGATTGGTAGCTTTTTAGAGTCTCGGCCACGTGATTTGACCAGTGATGATGTTGAATCCGTTTCGGATTTGGTTTTGTTTAATATGATTCGAGAAGGTGTACCAAATACAACAATGCCTGCTTGGAAAAATGTATTAACTGATGAGCAGATTGAAACTTTGATGGTTTATATTCGTCGTGCTTTTCACTGA